A window of Pseudoliparis swirei isolate HS2019 ecotype Mariana Trench chromosome 2, NWPU_hadal_v1, whole genome shotgun sequence genomic DNA:
ATGGCAAACTAATAAACGCATCATTTTGACTGCATGTTAGTGTCATTGTGATGTGATTCTGATCTAGACTCGTATATATTATAAACTATTATACAGTATGCGTCCTCTGTCTCACTACTTTATCGGATAAGGGAATTAAGCTGTGTTTTGGGAATTAATGAAAAGTCTGCGCAGCTGCATTTCATTTGCTGCAGTTTACATATTATTGCATAAAATAAACATCAAGGCAGACTGGTCAGTCCTAATGGTGACCACTTTTTAAACCAGTCTACCTTTCCCCATCTCTCAGTGGGAACAGAACCGATGACCCTGGGCTCTCCCACCTCTCCAAAGTTGGCCCCTGGAGCTCAGTTTTTGCCTGGCTTCTTGATGGGCGACCTGCCGGCTCCAGCTAGCCCCCAGCCACGTCCCTTCAGTCTGACCATGGAGAGCACAGGTACGCCCCGAGGTCAGCAGGAAGATGCCCTACATCTGCACATCAGCTGGTTGTTGGTTATTCTGTAGATTTATTAGTGTGTCTTACCCCACACAGGAGGCTCTGCCCCACAGCCCGTTGTCCCCACCCCCAAAGATAAGAGTGGAGCCCCACCCGTTCGCAGTATCCATGACGACATGATGACTGTGACTACACCCCTCAGCACACTCAGACAGGTTAGTTCAAAGACACCTTCTGAAAATAGTATTTATTCAGAATCAGACAGTCATGAGGATATGTGATTAATGTGTGCAAGGAAAGtctgaacacatttttttaaatatctctaTTCATCTCTCTTCAGTCTTTTCCAGTTATgcagtctcctctgtctctaaGGGGAGCATCAACTCCAGGTATACACTGATACTATACTACTACTGGTACTACCTATTCTACTGCTACTAATTTCAAGATGTGGTAACTGATATTTTAAATGAGCTAAAAGAGCAGGGAATTGCTTCAGCTATCTCGTGTAtttttagttttctttcttGAAACTCATGTCTCTTCATACCTTGCCCGTATTcacctgtgtctgtctgtctgtctctccctccttcccctcagGTGTACAGCAGATGTGCTTGTCTCCAGCTCAAGTGGATCCTTTTTACAGTCAGGGAGAGTCTCTGTCATCTGATGATTATCTGGACCAGACTTGGATCACTGTGTTTGGGTATTTATACTGCTAAATATACTACTAACCCTGCTCTACTGCTTAATAAACTGTGAATACAATTAAATGAactatgtatgtgtatttgtgatTGTTAGTTTtcctccagcctcagcctccTACATCCTGCTGCAGTTTGCACAGTATGGAAACATCCTCAAACACAcggtgagacacaaacacacacacacacacacacaaacaaacacacatgcgcCCTGTCCGGTCGAGTGTATTAATAGAAACAAGGACAGGCATTACATTTAATCAACAACAAGCGTCTAAGAACTGAAGCTATCTAGTGTTGAGCAGGTGGCGGTGGCTGTGGAAATACTTTTAATTAGAATAGTCAACGTCAGTTTTTTATATCCCAGTTTGCTCATGAATTCACAAATAATGATATTGATGACCGGTTCTGTTCAAATATCATCACTTTGATCACGAGAAATCACCCGGCAGAGACACGCGTGTTTTCATCGTTCGCTTGCTAACGTTCTTTCGGATGCAGTGACACAAAAatcgatattttaaaaaaattaagaagttGTGATGGAGAACTTTCTGCCAGTAAGAGTGCCAAAATATGTGGTGCGGACATATCACCCTGGGTAAACTAAAATTGAATGCATAATCTCCTTATGGGTGCTGGAGACATGTGAAGATTCACTGCAGTTTGTGAGAACGTCAGAGTGGAGTAACCATCCTGATCATGAACGTCATAGACCCAGTACAAAGATTGTATGTTTTAGAGATATATTGTTTTGAATTGATGAATGTCTTGATAATTTATTGACAGATGGCGTCTCCTGGTAACTGGATGCACCTTCAGTATCAGTCCAGACTTCAGGCCAGGAAGGCTCTGTCTAAAGATGGAAAGGTGTTTGGTGACGCCATCATGGTGGGAGTCAAACCCTGCATAGACAAGGTCAGTGCCTGTTTTTGGTACTGTTGCGTTTGGTTTTCTGCCGTCTGATTGGTCCTCCACATCAGATGACACCAAGTCCCTTTTGaagccttttctctctctttctcagagTGTGATGGATAGCAGTGTAgccatctcctctcccctcgccacctccttctcctccgtccTACCCTCCACTCCTCGCTCCGCCATCAGACCCCTCAGCGCTGCTTACAGGAGCTCCTGTAGCGACTaccaggtgacctctgaccccaggaTTCACCGACTTGAAAATCTTAACTGTACATTTGATTGACCGTAGAAatacatgtgtgtctgtctttaggTGGTAtcggacagacagacaccaagGAAGGACGACAGTTTTGTTTCCAAAGCGATGGAGTACATGTTTGGCTGGTGACATTACACAATGCATCATGGAATACCTGCAGCCTTGAAGGAGAGGGGAATCAATGGAGCGAGGATGAACTGATTcactacactgtgtgtgtgtgtgtgggaaagcgagagagagtgagtgcgtgcgtgcgtgtgagtgtCTGCTGGGGGGGAGAATCTTTTTGGCTTTCTCTTCTTTTAAGatcagtatttttttaatgttttgtccCCAATAAAGTTTTTCCTCTGGTTTGAAGTGAAGCTGAAGGTTCATTTAACAGCCACAAGGTCGCACTGTTCGATCTACAGAGTGCAGTCACATCCTCATGTTTACATGGCGTGGAGACATGtggaaaaagacaaacacaaacagatgaCACAACGTTGGAAAGAATACtattttttgtgatcaaatcttttattggttttcgagatatgcacatgcaaaggaaaataTGTTCACATTGTACGTACACAATGGTTTCTTAGACAAAAacgtataaataaaaatgaaaatataaataaacacggGTATACATGTAAAAACCTGaatacatattgacatatatatgcacatacttgCATACCCtagtacacacatacataatgtAAATGTAGCCCCCTCCCGCTGTTTGCGACACCCACCCCCCTAATACATCGCCAGCTATTATACaagggaatgtattatattatgttacaatTAGATATGTTGCTTAAACCTGGACTTGAAGTTGGACACTAAGTTAAGACATAAACTACAAAGCATTTAGTTTGGTTACTGtaataaagcttttatttttgtacatgTTCTAGAGAATTACATTGTCATGAATAAGCTTGTGTATAAGTTAGTATCTTACTCTCCTTATAACTAAATATTTGTAGTTTTGCCAACTAAAAGCTGATCCCTGGTTATCGGCCTGGCAACCAATTTTAGAAGAAGAGCCCCAAACCAGGAAAGAAAGTCTCCGACCGAAAGTGGACACGCATTTGGCCAAATAATCTGTTTACAGGAATAGTTTGGCATTTTGAAaaatatttgctttcttgctgagCGTAAAACAAGAAGCTTTAAACCCCTCTCATGTC
This region includes:
- the nup35 gene encoding nucleoporin NUP35 isoform X1, with the protein product MELQVGTEPMTLGSPTSPKLAPGAQFLPGFLMGDLPAPASPQPRPFSLTMESTGTPRGGSAPQPVVPTPKDKSGAPPVRSIHDDMMTVTTPLSTLRQSFPVMQSPLSLRGASTPGVQQMCLSPAQVDPFYSQGESLSSDDYLDQTWITVFGFPPASASYILLQFAQYGNILKHTMASPGNWMHLQYQSRLQARKALSKDGKVFGDAIMVGVKPCIDKSVMDSSVAISSPLATSFSSVLPSTPRSAIRPLSAAYRSSCSDYQVVSDRQTPRKDDSFVSKAMEYMFGW
- the nup35 gene encoding nucleoporin NUP35 isoform X2, producing MELQVGTEPMTLGSPTSPKLAPGAQFLPGFLMGDLPAPASPQPRPFSLTMESTGGSAPQPVVPTPKDKSGAPPVRSIHDDMMTVTTPLSTLRQSFPVMQSPLSLRGASTPGVQQMCLSPAQVDPFYSQGESLSSDDYLDQTWITVFGFPPASASYILLQFAQYGNILKHTMASPGNWMHLQYQSRLQARKALSKDGKVFGDAIMVGVKPCIDKSVMDSSVAISSPLATSFSSVLPSTPRSAIRPLSAAYRSSCSDYQVVSDRQTPRKDDSFVSKAMEYMFGW